A region from the Patescibacteria group bacterium genome encodes:
- a CDS encoding isocitrate/isopropylmalate family dehydrogenase: MTSKPLVAVLKGDGIGPEVVDAAISLIPKLENYVELVHIQTGVDKYLKCGFLFSIEERKILDEAKAFFVGAFTTPLIKPKGFNSVIGFLRKTYDLATNIRPAVSIDNLSKARFNITIFRQNTEDLYYQKQYFRKEDEAVGEKLVTLKATQAISSDAFHYAKNQGYKKITIVTKANVLPLVDGFFKETAEAALHQLMDDHNFQLEVNHEYVDAAAYKLIKSPEQFELILTMNMYGDILSDVLAGMVGSIGLCPSANLSKNKGLFEPIHGSALDIANKGIANPVGAILALSMMLDWLSFPKIASLVKETTLTILRNNQYTQDLGGDLSTLEFIDKFRGFI; this comes from the coding sequence ATGACCAGTAAACCCCTTGTTGCTGTTTTAAAAGGCGATGGCATTGGACCTGAAGTGGTAGATGCTGCAATTAGTCTTATCCCCAAATTAGAAAATTATGTGGAACTCGTGCATATTCAAACAGGAGTGGACAAGTATTTAAAATGTGGATTTCTTTTTTCTATCGAGGAACGCAAGATTTTAGACGAAGCCAAGGCTTTTTTTGTTGGCGCTTTTACTACTCCGCTTATTAAACCTAAAGGATTTAATTCAGTCATTGGATTTTTAAGAAAGACTTATGATTTGGCAACAAACATTCGACCCGCAGTCAGCATAGATAATTTAAGTAAAGCAAGATTTAATATTACTATTTTTAGACAAAATACAGAAGATTTATATTATCAGAAACAGTATTTTAGAAAAGAAGATGAGGCGGTTGGGGAAAAGCTTGTAACTTTGAAGGCAACACAAGCTATTTCCAGTGATGCCTTTCATTACGCCAAGAATCAAGGGTATAAAAAAATTACGATTGTTACAAAAGCCAATGTTTTGCCATTAGTTGATGGATTCTTTAAAGAGACAGCAGAAGCGGCTTTGCATCAATTAATGGATGACCACAATTTTCAACTTGAGGTCAACCATGAATACGTAGATGCTGCAGCTTATAAGCTGATAAAATCACCCGAACAGTTTGAGCTTATCCTTACTATGAATATGTATGGAGATATATTATCTGATGTATTGGCAGGGATGGTAGGGAGTATTGGTCTTTGCCCTTCTGCAAACCTAAGCAAGAATAAAGGGTTATTTGAACCAATTCATGGTTCAGCCCTCGATATTGCAAATAAAGGTATAGCAAATCCTGTGGGTGCTATTCTTGCTTTATCTATGATGTTGGATTGGCTGAGCTTTCCTAAAATTGCTAGCTTGGTCAAAGAAACCACCTTAACCATCTTGAGAAATAATCAGTATACTCAAGATTTAGGGGGAGATTTAAGTACATTAGAGTTTATTGATAAATTTCGAGGGTTTATTTAG
- a CDS encoding carbamoyltransferase C-terminal domain-containing protein: MKILGLSGMAHDAAAAVIVDGEVVSAVEEERVTRIKNTWTFPKNSVKEALRIANINANQLDIICFYWNDQSALWPAILYELKNSLNKRIPTLRRIASRLRAAFFQNQIKKMIIAEICDHQKNCSIPTIFFVDHHSSHIAHSFYSSNFESCAGLVIDGRGEYAAITGFDCSQQNLRKLYQINMPHSLGYIYGAVTQHLGFRPISDEYRIMGLAPYGKPDEKLQVFFDSLIQSKHPFHIGVNLQYCNYQYNEKLDAPWFNNEVINSLGSSRISDEEITDHHANIAFALQKKLEHSILTLVSGIKNITKNENLVLGGGVAMNSVCNNIVFEQSNFKNIFVPPAPSDQGCAIGSALYIYYKYNHATTRPNIQSPYLGPSYSNEQIKDTLDNYKLLYSEYPSLDLIAEKIAEGKICGFFQGQMEFGPRALGNRSILADPRIKSMRDKINQAVKFREEFRPFAATILYDKMNDFTTKPVDSPYMSFVSKVKLDKQALIPAVVHIDGTCRFQTLKPSENPLYYQLIESFFKLTGIPLILNTSFNVKGEPIVMSPSDAIRCFFSTGLDCLVIGKFLVEKTAI; the protein is encoded by the coding sequence ATGAAAATACTTGGCTTAAGTGGTATGGCTCATGATGCTGCAGCAGCTGTTATTGTTGATGGCGAAGTGGTCTCTGCCGTTGAGGAAGAAAGAGTAACCCGAATCAAAAATACTTGGACTTTCCCGAAAAATTCTGTGAAGGAAGCATTGCGAATAGCTAATATCAATGCAAACCAATTGGATATTATCTGTTTTTATTGGAATGACCAATCTGCCTTATGGCCAGCCATCCTGTACGAACTAAAAAATTCACTCAATAAACGGATACCCACTTTGCGACGAATTGCCTCACGTCTACGTGCGGCTTTTTTTCAAAACCAAATAAAGAAAATGATTATAGCAGAAATTTGCGATCATCAAAAAAATTGCTCCATTCCTACCATTTTTTTTGTTGACCACCATTCATCTCATATAGCTCATTCTTTCTATTCTTCCAACTTTGAAAGCTGCGCAGGCCTGGTAATAGATGGCAGAGGAGAATATGCAGCAATCACTGGTTTTGATTGCTCTCAGCAGAACTTAAGAAAACTTTACCAAATTAATATGCCTCATTCCTTAGGATATATATATGGTGCAGTAACACAACATTTGGGCTTTCGTCCCATTTCTGACGAATACCGTATAATGGGGTTAGCACCTTATGGAAAACCTGATGAGAAATTACAAGTTTTTTTTGATAGCCTCATTCAAAGTAAACATCCCTTTCATATTGGCGTTAATCTTCAATATTGTAATTATCAATACAATGAAAAGTTAGATGCACCCTGGTTTAACAATGAAGTGATAAATTCTTTAGGGTCTTCCCGAATATCTGACGAAGAAATTACAGATCACCATGCCAATATAGCATTTGCTTTACAAAAAAAGTTAGAACACTCTATTTTAACCCTTGTTTCTGGAATTAAAAATATCACGAAAAATGAGAACTTAGTACTTGGTGGCGGAGTAGCTATGAACTCTGTTTGTAATAATATAGTTTTTGAGCAGTCAAATTTTAAAAATATATTTGTTCCTCCTGCTCCATCTGATCAAGGCTGCGCCATTGGTTCAGCTCTGTATATTTATTATAAATATAACCACGCAACAACTCGCCCAAACATTCAATCACCTTATCTTGGACCTAGTTATTCTAATGAGCAGATTAAAGATACTTTGGATAACTATAAATTGTTATATAGTGAATACCCTAGCTTAGATTTGATTGCAGAAAAAATAGCCGAAGGAAAGATATGTGGTTTTTTCCAAGGACAAATGGAGTTTGGACCTCGTGCACTTGGCAATAGAAGCATACTTGCTGACCCAAGGATAAAAAGCATGCGAGATAAGATTAATCAGGCTGTCAAATTTAGGGAAGAATTTAGACCTTTTGCCGCTACCATTCTCTACGATAAAATGAATGATTTTACTACAAAACCTGTTGATAGCCCGTACATGAGTTTTGTTTCAAAAGTCAAACTTGATAAACAGGCACTGATTCCAGCCGTGGTACATATCGACGGAACTTGTCGTTTCCAAACCTTAAAGCCATCAGAAAACCCTCTCTATTATCAATTAATTGAATCTTTCTTCAAATTAACAGGTATTCCTTTGATATTAAACACATCTTTTAATGTCAAGGGCGAACCTATTGTTATGTCTCCCTCTGATGCTATTCGTTGTTTTTTTAGCACTGGATTGGATTGTTTAGTTATTGGAAAATTTCTTGTAGAAAAAACTGCGATATGA
- a CDS encoding 6-carboxyhexanoate--CoA ligase, with protein MYSVKMRASRKTKEDEKPQHVSGAERLIPSTGGIYPCLKLMLDRALNHSLGPVDAVNFSINKIDTEINVIKSLPIVTVKVTNKQEGLHIAKIILEELNINQEVIKKSMNWLAVGGAPGGYNMRGAMLFDIYTSRRVEDDPFGGVRATNFDMTEASEKKLSEELNKIGAYNSRTRDALVLATKVCNFPGIIAELCCADDPSYSGGYVASKQRGYIRINHMKSPDHNRGGRIIFLDSRKCNIEQYKHYLKNTVVQVNDIGNVSRVYLYEELTNGLMETAEN; from the coding sequence ATGTATTCCGTTAAAATGAGAGCGTCCAGAAAAACTAAAGAAGATGAAAAGCCTCAACATGTATCTGGAGCTGAACGTTTAATACCCTCAACAGGTGGAATTTATCCATGTCTTAAGCTGATGCTTGATAGAGCTTTAAATCATTCTTTAGGGCCAGTAGATGCTGTTAATTTCTCTATAAATAAAATTGATACTGAAATAAATGTAATTAAAAGCTTGCCAATCGTAACAGTAAAAGTTACAAATAAACAAGAGGGGCTACATATAGCTAAAATAATTTTGGAAGAATTAAACATTAATCAAGAGGTGATTAAAAAATCTATGAATTGGCTTGCTGTTGGTGGAGCTCCAGGAGGTTACAATATGCGCGGTGCCATGTTATTCGATATCTATACTTCACGGCGAGTAGAAGATGATCCATTTGGAGGTGTTCGTGCTACAAATTTTGATATGACCGAAGCTTCAGAAAAAAAATTAAGCGAAGAACTCAATAAAATAGGCGCTTACAATTCAAGAACACGAGATGCGCTTGTATTAGCAACTAAAGTTTGTAACTTTCCTGGAATTATCGCAGAACTGTGTTGTGCTGATGATCCCAGCTACTCAGGAGGTTATGTCGCAAGTAAACAAAGAGGATATATTAGGATAAATCATATGAAGTCGCCTGACCATAATCGTGGCGGTAGAATTATTTTTTTAGACTCTAGGAAGTGTAATATAGAACAGTATAAGCATTACCTCAAAAATACAGTTGTACAAGTGAATGACATTGGTAATGTTAGCAGGGTTTATCTATATGAGGAGCTAACCAATGGTTTAATGGAAACTGCTGAGAACTAA
- a CDS encoding NAD(P)-dependent oxidoreductase codes for MICLIALYHRYHFWRVPQKYKEILSAQFPSINFIFVSNNQELDQKLYLADVLFCWEINENQLDKASKLSWIQLASSGLDKRIPPNFFSQYQHELTVMKGVAASAVAEFVLGIILGVNRRIFEAIIDSTAGIWNRESYVDNDSNIKSLNETCVGILGYGAIGSKLSCLLNSLGVRVIVCSKSKPVNDDYFSAYFSASEIDTFLVDLDFLVLTLPLNADSSDLLNENKFKLISKNTFIINIARESIINRESLINAINEKKIKGVLIDVLDIEPPVPESRYPVSPKIFITPHIAALSNNYWKDSMEIFMANLNAHLNKEPKINRVYHF; via the coding sequence ATGATTTGTTTAATTGCACTCTACCATCGATATCACTTTTGGCGAGTACCGCAAAAATATAAAGAAATTCTTAGCGCTCAATTTCCTAGTATTAACTTTATTTTTGTTTCAAATAATCAAGAGCTAGATCAAAAGTTATATCTGGCGGATGTTTTATTTTGTTGGGAAATTAATGAAAATCAACTAGATAAAGCATCCAAGCTTTCCTGGATACAGTTAGCAAGCTCGGGGCTAGATAAAAGAATTCCTCCCAATTTTTTTTCGCAATATCAACATGAATTAACGGTCATGAAGGGAGTCGCAGCTTCCGCGGTGGCTGAATTTGTTTTAGGTATCATTCTTGGAGTGAACCGCAGAATTTTCGAAGCGATAATAGATTCAACTGCTGGGATCTGGAATAGAGAGTCCTATGTGGATAATGACTCTAATATAAAAAGTCTCAATGAAACTTGTGTGGGAATTTTAGGTTACGGCGCCATTGGTTCGAAGTTATCATGCTTGCTAAATTCTTTGGGTGTTCGAGTTATTGTCTGTTCCAAATCGAAGCCAGTAAACGATGATTATTTCAGCGCGTATTTTAGTGCATCTGAGATAGACACATTTTTAGTAGACTTAGATTTTTTAGTTTTGACTCTACCTCTCAATGCGGACTCAAGTGATCTACTTAATGAAAATAAGTTCAAATTAATTTCAAAAAATACCTTTATTATAAATATTGCACGAGAGAGTATTATCAATCGGGAAAGTTTGATTAACGCTATAAATGAGAAAAAAATCAAAGGTGTATTAATCGATGTTTTAGATATTGAACCCCCCGTTCCTGAAAGTAGATATCCTGTTTCACCCAAGATATTTATTACTCCGCATATTGCAGCATTAAGTAATAATTATTGGAAAGATAGTATGGAGATCTTTATGGCTAACCTTAATGCACATCTTAACAAAGAGCCAAAAATTAACAGAGTTTATCATTTCTAA
- a CDS encoding 3-isopropylmalate dehydratase/homoaconitate hydratase family large subunit, with protein sequence MNIYQKIIYNKHGKCLKPGKNIILNLDWLMLHDGSIMMVERYYQEHGFNHVFDPEKIIIVFDHIYPANNAITASLHEKARNFTRKYGIKTLFDGGQGISHQLLLENPEITGGSILLGGDSHTPTIGAYSVLGLGSGATDMTYAMLTGTTWFTMGQTLKIKLWGVPSDQITAKDIVLYIAKNISPQRLNEKFIVYEAEHSLTYDWRAVLCNMSPELGAVTAIFEPSDYYSEDPLRYKHTQDLISDCDNDFDDIIDINIDKITPLIAYPHQVDIVYPVQKKSGIKVDVVFIGTCTGGRLEDLISAAKVFSEMQRPLRTRLLINPASIATYKKAIELGLITQFLELGATILPPSCGPCLGQNMGVLGDNETCVSTGNRNYKGRMGNKNASIYLCSPASAARIAVEGNI encoded by the coding sequence ATGAATATTTATCAAAAAATTATTTATAACAAACATGGAAAATGCCTAAAGCCTGGCAAAAATATAATACTCAATCTTGATTGGCTTATGCTGCATGACGGTTCCATTATGATGGTAGAACGCTACTATCAAGAACATGGCTTTAATCACGTATTTGATCCGGAAAAAATTATCATTGTTTTCGATCATATCTATCCTGCAAACAATGCAATTACAGCAAGCTTACACGAAAAAGCAAGAAACTTTACACGAAAATATGGTATTAAAACTTTATTTGATGGTGGACAAGGAATAAGCCATCAGCTTTTATTAGAAAATCCAGAAATAACAGGTGGCTCAATCCTCTTAGGTGGCGACTCACATACTCCAACCATAGGGGCATACTCCGTACTGGGGCTGGGTTCTGGTGCAACAGATATGACATATGCAATGTTAACCGGAACTACTTGGTTCACTATGGGGCAAACGCTTAAAATTAAGTTATGGGGTGTACCTTCAGATCAAATTACAGCTAAAGATATTGTTCTGTATATTGCAAAAAATATTTCTCCGCAACGTTTGAATGAGAAGTTTATAGTATATGAAGCCGAGCATTCTCTTACATATGATTGGAGAGCAGTTTTATGTAATATGAGTCCAGAGTTAGGAGCAGTAACTGCTATTTTTGAACCAAGTGATTATTATTCTGAAGATCCTTTACGTTATAAACATACCCAAGATTTAATTAGCGATTGCGACAACGATTTTGATGATATAATTGATATCAACATAGATAAGATAACTCCTTTGATTGCGTACCCCCACCAAGTTGATATTGTTTATCCTGTTCAAAAAAAATCTGGCATTAAAGTGGATGTAGTCTTTATAGGCACTTGCACCGGAGGAAGATTAGAGGACCTAATCAGTGCAGCGAAGGTATTTTCAGAAATGCAAAGACCCTTGAGAACAAGACTATTAATTAACCCAGCTTCTATTGCCACCTACAAAAAAGCAATTGAGCTGGGTCTTATCACTCAATTTTTAGAATTGGGAGCAACTATTCTCCCACCTTCGTGTGGCCCCTGTCTTGGACAAAATATGGGAGTACTTGGAGACAATGAAACCTGTGTTTCTACAGGCAATCGCAACTATAAAGGAAGGATGGGCAATAAAAATGCTTCAATTTATCTTTGCTCTCCTGCATCTGCTGCAAGAATTGCAGTTGAGGGAAATATTTAA